The Pseudomonas sp. FP198 genomic interval CAATCATCCGCAGGACAGCGAGGCGCCCCAGGTCGCTACGCCGGTCGAGCCGGTGCTGGCCCAGGTCGCGCCGCCGATGCGAGCCGAGCCCGCCGCGCCGGGCGATGGCGCGGACATGGTCAAGGTCTCCGCCGAACTGCTCGACGATCTGGTCAACCTGGCCGGGGAAACGTCGATTTTCCGTGGGCGCATCGAGCAACAGGTCAACGACGCGCGCATTGCCCTGAACGAGATGGAAACCACCATCGAGCGCATGCGCGATCAACTGCGCCGCCTGGATACCGAAACCCAGGGGCGGATTCTCAGCCGCCAGCAGGTGGACGCCGAACGACTGGGCTACGAAGAATTCGACCCGCTGGAAATGGATCGCCATTCCCAGCTGCAGCAACTGTCCCGGGCGTTGTTCGAGTCTGCCTCGGACCTGCTTGACCTCAAGGAAACGCTAGACCGCAGCAACCACGACGCCGAAAACCTGCTGCAACAGCAGGGGCGCATCAACACCGAGCTCCAGGAAGGCCTGATGCGTACGCGCATGGTGCCGTTCGAGCGCATGCTGCCGCGCCTCAAGCGCATCGTCCGGCAGGTGGCGCAGGAGCTGGGCAAGGACGTCGAGTTCGTGGTCGACAATGCCGAAGGCGAGATGGACCGCAACGTGCTCGAACGCATGGCGGCGCCTCTGGAACATATGCTGCGCAATGCCGTCGATCATGGCCTGGAGCCTGCCGATGTGCGCATCGCAGCCGGCAAACCGGCGCGGGGACGCATCAGCCTGGATCTGTCCCGCGAAGGCGGCGACATCATTTTCGACATCCGTGACGACGGCGCCGGGGTGCCATTGGACGCGGTGCGGCGCAAGGCGATAAAGCGTGGGCTGCTGGCGCCCGACAGCGATATCAGCGACCGCGACGTGCTGCAATTCATCCTGCAGCCAGGTTTTTCCACGGCGGAAAAAATCACCCAGATTTCCGGGCGCGGCGTCGGCATGGACGTGGTCCACGAAGAAGTGCGACAACTGGGCGGCAGCATGGTCATCGATTCGACGCCGGGCAAGGGCGTGCATTTTCGTATCCGGCTGCCATTCACCGTGGCGGTCAACCGGGCCCTGATGGTGCAGTGTCACGACGATCAATACGCCATCCCGCTCAACACCATAGAGAGCATCGTCCGGGTACTGCCCGCCGAACTGGATGGCTACTATCAGCTCGATCCGCCGACCTACACCTACGCCGGGCAACGTTATGAGTTGTGCTACCTGGGCGAGCTGCTGAAAACCGGCGCCCGCCCGAAATTGCTCGGCCAGAGCCAGCCATTACCGGTGCTGCTGGTGCAATGCAACGAACGACACGTCGCCGTGCAGGTGGACGCCACCGCCGGCACCCGGGAAATCGTGGTCAAGAGCCTCGGCCCGCAATTCTCGGCGGTCCGGGGCTTGTCCGGGGCAACGATCCTGGGGGACGGCCGGGTGGTGTTGATTCTCGACCTGCTCGCGCCGATCCGCGCCTTGCCCAACCAGGCGGCGCGCCGTCCGGCCGTGGTGCAAGGCGAGGGCGAGCAGCAGCGGCCTTTGCTGGTGCTCGTGGTGGACGATTCGGTAACAGTGCGCAAGGTCACCAGTCGCCTGCTGGAACGCCACGGCATGCATGTGCTCACCGCCAAGGACGGGGTGGACGCGATGGCATTGCTGGCCGAACATTCGCCGGACCTGATGCTGCTGGACATCGAGATGCCCCGCATGGATGGTTTCGAAGTGGCGACGCAAGTGCGCAACGACCCGCGCCTGGCTCATCTGCCGATCATCATGATCACCTCCCGCACCGGCCAGAAACACCGCGACCGCGCCATGGCCATCGGCGTCAACGACTACCTGGGCAAGCCGTACCAGGAGTCGGTGCTGCTCGACAGCATCGCCCACTGGAGCAAGACCCATGCATGAGCACCGCACCAGCCATCTCACTGGTTTGCTGCTGCCCCTGGCCGACCGGCACCTGATCCTGCCGAACGTGGCCGTGGCCGAATTGATCGACTATCAGAGCAGCGCGTTCGATCTGGACACCCCCCCGTGGTTCCTAGGCTGGGTGAGCTGGCGTGAACGGCAGATCCCGCTGCTGAGCTTCGAATCAGCCTGCGGCCAGAAGACCGTGATCGGCGAGCGCGCCCGCATCGTCGTGCTCAACGCCCTGGGCGGCCGCCCGGAACTGCGCTTCATCGCACTGCTGGTCCAGGGCATCCCGCGCTCCTGCAAGCTCGACACCCAATTGAGCTACGTCGACGTGCCGCTGTGCGGATTGGAGCAGGCGGCCGTGCAAGTGGGCGAGCATGTGGCGAAAGTGCCGGATCTGCTGGCGTTGGAAGAGCTGGTGGTTGCGGCGGGGTTGGTAAGAGTTGAGTCAGCCACCTGACTAATGTAGGAGCGAGCCTGCTCGCGATAGCGGTGGGTCAGGCAACATCAATGTTGACTGTTGCGCAGCCATCGCGAGCAAGCTCGCTCCCACAGGGGGACATGGTGAGCATTGAAGTTCAGGCATGCCACTAACCCGGCGTCGCCTCTGCCAGCGAGGATCAGACGTCGACGCTAGACCCTGTGGGAGTGAGCCTGCTCGCGATAGCGGTGGGTCAGGCAACATCAATGTTGACTGTTGCGCAGCCATCGCGAGCAAGCTCGCTCCCACAAGGGCTCGCATCAATCCGGGGCTAACCATTACGCCAACCGTAACGATCCGCCGCTGAGCTTGATTGATGCCCGCGTCACAACGCTTCTAAGGTGACCTCCACGACAGCGAACCCGTGGAGTGGTCATGACAACAACAATATCCCCCGACTCGCGATGGACGCGGCGGCGCAGCGAAAAGCAGCGGCGCCTGGCGTTGGTAAAAGGGCTTGCCGACGGTGTGGTGCTGCCCACCGACAAGATCGTCGCGGCGCTGGAGGCGTTGATCCTGCCTGGCGACCGTGTGGTGCTGGAGGGCAATAACCAGAAGCAGGCGGATTTCCTGTCCCGTTCCCTGGCGAAGACCGATCCGGGCAAGCTGCATGACTTGCACATGATCATGCCCAGCGTCGGCCGGTCCGAGCACCTGGACCTGTTCGAACGCGGCATCGCCCGCAAGCTGGATTTCTCCTTCGCCGGCACGCAGAGCCTGCGCATCAGCCAATTGCTGGAAGACGGCCTGCTGGAAATCGGCGCGATCCACACCTACATCGAGCTCTACGCCCGGCTGGTGGTCGACCTGATTCCCAACGTGGTGCTTTCGGCCGGTTTCATGGCCGACCGCGCCGGCAATATCTACACCGGTCCCAGCACCGAAGACACCCCGGCGCTGATCGAACCGGCGGCGTTCAGCGACGGCATCGTCATCGTCCAGGTCAATCAGTTGGTGGACGACGTCAGCGACCTGCCCCGCGTAGACATTCCAGCATCCTGGGTCGACTTCGTGGTGGTGGCCGACAAGCCGTTCTACATCGAGCCGCTGTTCACTCGCGACCCGCGCCACATCAAGCCTGTGCATGTCTTGATGGCGATGATGGCGATTCGCGGGATCTACGAAAAACACAACGTCCAGTCGCTCAACCACGGCATCGGTTTCAACACCGCCGCTATCGAATTGATCCTGCCGACCTACGGCGAATCACTCGGCCTGAAAGGCAAGATCTGCCGCAACTGGACGCTCAATCCGCACCCGACGCTGATCCCCGCCATCGAAAGCGGCTGGGTCGAGAGCGTGCATTGCTTCGGCACCGAATTGGGCATGGAAAACTACATCGCCGCCCGGCCTGATGTGTTTTTTACCGGGCACGACGGTTCGCTGCGTTCCAATCGAATGGTTTGCCAACTGGCCGGGCAATACGCGGTGGACCTGTTCATCGGCGCCACGTTGCAGGTGGACGGCGACGGTCATTCCTCCACCGTGACCCGTGGCCGACTGGCCGGTTTCGGCGGTGCGCCGAACATGGGCCACGACCCGCGCGGTCGCCGCCACGGCACGCCGGCCTGGCTCGACATGCGTCATGGCGACGGCGAGGCGCCGCTGCTCGAACGCGGCAAGAAACTGGTGGTGCAAATGGTCGAGACGTTCCAGGAGGGCGGCAAACCGACCTTCGTCGACACCCTCGACGCGGTGGACGTGGCGAAGAAAGCCGGCATGCCCCTGG includes:
- a CDS encoding chemotaxis protein CheW; protein product: MHEHRTSHLTGLLLPLADRHLILPNVAVAELIDYQSSAFDLDTPPWFLGWVSWRERQIPLLSFESACGQKTVIGERARIVVLNALGGRPELRFIALLVQGIPRSCKLDTQLSYVDVPLCGLEQAAVQVGEHVAKVPDLLALEELVVAAGLVRVESAT
- the mdcA gene encoding malonate decarboxylase subunit alpha is translated as MTTTISPDSRWTRRRSEKQRRLALVKGLADGVVLPTDKIVAALEALILPGDRVVLEGNNQKQADFLSRSLAKTDPGKLHDLHMIMPSVGRSEHLDLFERGIARKLDFSFAGTQSLRISQLLEDGLLEIGAIHTYIELYARLVVDLIPNVVLSAGFMADRAGNIYTGPSTEDTPALIEPAAFSDGIVIVQVNQLVDDVSDLPRVDIPASWVDFVVVADKPFYIEPLFTRDPRHIKPVHVLMAMMAIRGIYEKHNVQSLNHGIGFNTAAIELILPTYGESLGLKGKICRNWTLNPHPTLIPAIESGWVESVHCFGTELGMENYIAARPDVFFTGHDGSLRSNRMVCQLAGQYAVDLFIGATLQVDGDGHSSTVTRGRLAGFGGAPNMGHDPRGRRHGTPAWLDMRHGDGEAPLLERGKKLVVQMVETFQEGGKPTFVDTLDAVDVAKKAGMPLAPIMIYGDDVTHLLTEEGIAYLYKARSLEERQAMIAAVAGVTAIGLRHDPKDTARMRREGLIALPEDLGIRRTDATRELLAAKSVADLVEWSGGLYNPPAKFRSW